A part of Curtobacterium sp. MCLR17_036 genomic DNA contains:
- a CDS encoding DUF3618 domain-containing protein encodes MSTPDEIRADIERTRGELGSDVDALADKVSPSSIAHRQTEKVKGRFQDVRESVMGAAHSARSSASGSATGASDQAKDVAHKGVEKAKGNPLAVGLIAFGAGWLVSSLLPTTDKEEALAGDLKEKAAPLVDDVKEQAKDVGSQLGDAAKEHAQDLKGTAQDAAQTVKGEAQGAASDVQDHAQGAADDVRNS; translated from the coding sequence ATGAGCACCCCAGACGAGATCCGCGCCGACATCGAGCGCACCCGCGGCGAACTCGGCTCCGACGTCGACGCCCTCGCCGACAAGGTCAGCCCGTCGTCCATCGCCCACCGCCAGACGGAGAAGGTCAAGGGCCGGTTCCAGGACGTCCGCGAGTCCGTGATGGGCGCGGCCCACTCGGCCCGCTCGAGCGCCTCCGGATCCGCCACGGGCGCCTCCGACCAGGCGAAGGACGTCGCGCACAAGGGCGTCGAGAAGGCGAAGGGCAACCCCTTGGCCGTCGGCCTCATCGCGTTCGGCGCCGGCTGGCTCGTGTCGTCGCTCCTGCCGACGACGGACAAGGAGGAAGCCCTCGCCGGTGACCTCAAGGAGAAGGCGGCACCGCTCGTCGACGACGTCAAGGAGCAGGCGAAGGACGTCGGGTCGCAGCTCGGCGACGCGGCGAAGGAGCACGCGCAGGACCTCAAGGGGACCGCGCAGGACGCCGCGCAGACCGTCAAGGGCGAGGCGCAGGGTGCCGCGTCCGACGTGCAGGACCACGCGCAGGGGGCTGCGGACGACGTCCGCAACAGCTGA